One window of Arvicola amphibius chromosome 6, mArvAmp1.2, whole genome shotgun sequence genomic DNA carries:
- the Hcrtr1 gene encoding orexin receptor type 1, which translates to MEPSATPGAQPGVPTGSREPFHLPPDYEDEFLRYLWRDYLYPKQYEWVLIAAYVAVFLIALVGNTLVCLAVWRNHHMRTVTNYFIVNLSLADVLVTAICLPASLLVDITESWLFGHALCKVIPYLQAVSVSVAVLTLSFIALDRWYAICHPLMFKSTARRARGSILGIWAVSLAVMVPQAAVMECSSVLPELANRTRLFSVCDEHWADELYPKIYHSCFFIVTYLAPLGLMAMAYFQIFRKLWGRQIPGTTSALVRNWKRPSEQLEAQHQGLCTEPQPRARAFLAEVKQMRARRKTAKMLMVVLLVFALCYLPISVLNVLKRVFGMFHQASDREAVYACFTFSHWLVYANSAANPIIYNFLSGKFREQFKAAFACCLPGLGPRSSARHKSVSLQSRCSVSKVSEHVVLTSVTTVLS; encoded by the exons ATGGAACCGTCGGCCACTCCCGGGGCCCAGCCCGGAGTCCCCACTGGCAGCAGGGAACCCTTCCACCTCCCTCCAGACTACGAGGATGAGTTCCTCCGCTACCTGTGGCGCGATTATCTCTACCCGAAGCAGTATGAGTGGGTTCTCATCGCGGCCTACGTGGCTGTGTTCCTCATAGCCTTGGTGGGCAACACACTGG TCTGCCTGGCTGTGTGGCGGAACCACCACATGAGGACAGTCACCAACTACTTCATTGTCAACCTGTCGCTGGCGGATGTGCTGGTGACtgccatctgcctgcctgccagcctgtTAGTGGACATCACTGAATCGTGGCTCTTCGGCCATGCCTTGTGCAAGGTCATTCCCTACCTACAG GCTGTGTCTGTGTCGGTGGCAGTGCTGACTCTCAGCTTCATCGCCCTGGACCGCTGGTATGCCATCTGCCACCCGTTGATGTTCAAGAGTACAGCTCGCCGGGCCCGGGGCTCCATTCTGGGCATCTGGGCTGTGTCGCTGGCTGTCATGGTGCCCCAGGCTGCTGTCATGGAGTGCAGCAGTGTGCTGCCCGAGCTAGCCAACCGCACCCGGCTCTTCTCTGTCTGTGATGAACACTGGGCAG ATGAACTTTACCCCAAGATCTACCACAGCTGCTTCTTCATTGTTACCTACCTGGCCCCACTGGGCCTCATGGCCATGGCCTACTTCCAGATCTTTCGcaagctctggggccgccag atcccTGGAACCACATCGGCCTTGGTGCGGAACTGGAAGCGGCCCTCAGAGCAACTGGAAGCTCAGCACCAGGGACTGTGCACAGAGCCCCAACCCCGGGCCCGAGCCTTCCTGGCTGAGGTGAAGCAGATGCGAGCTCGGAGAAAGACAGCTAAGATGCTAATGGTGGTTCTGCTGGTCTTTGCACTCTGCTATCTGCCCATCAGTGTCCTCAATGTTCTGAAGAG AGTGTTTGGGATGTTCCACCAAGCCAGCGACCGGGAAGCTGTCTATGCCTGCTTTACCTTCTCCCACTGGCTGGTGTATGCCAACAGTGCCGCCAACCCCATCATCTACAACTTCCTCAGTG GCAAATTTCGGGAGCAGTTTAAGGCCGCCTtcgcctgctgcctgcctgggcTGGGTCCCCGCTCCTCTGCCAGACACAAGTCCGTGTCCTTGCAGAGCCGATGTTCTGTCTCCAAAGTCTCTGAGCATGTCGTGCTGACCAGCGTCACCACAGTGCTGTCCTAA